The Sinorhizobium sp. B11 genomic interval CCCATATTCCCTTGCCCGGTCGGCAGGTCGATCTGCCTGACGGCGCTCCGGTCACGTTCGGAGTAAGGCCCGAACATTGCGAGATCGGGGAGGGCAGCCTGGAGATCACTGTCGGCGACACCGAAATCCTTGGATCGGAAACGATCATCCACGCCGAGACTGCGACCGGAAATGGCTTTACCGTGGCACTGCGCGGCATCAGCCGTGCAGCCGCCGGCGCACGAATACCGATCGTCATCCGCGAGCCTTTCGTTCATTTGTTCAACGAGGCCGGTGTGACGATCGGTTCCAACGGTGATTGGCGCGATGCCTATCTGAACTGAACCAAGCTCAAAGCGGTTACAGCAGTATCGGTCGGTGCCGAGCGCTCGATGGGCTCTTTCCCGCAGGCTATTCCGGCGCCGACCGACGGCGGCATTCGCCGTCAGCGAGACAGGAAATTTGAGACCGTCAGGTCGACGAGTTCGTCTCCACGGCCGTTCATCACCGCGCGAATGGCCCAGAGACCGAAACCTTTCACCTGCGCTGCTTCGATCCGGGGCGGCATCGACAGTTCCTGCGTATTGGTGACGACGACGTCGAGCAGTGCCGGACCAGGATGCGCCAGAATTTCCCTGATGGCACCGTCGAGTTCGGCGGGGCTCTCCACGCGAATGCCATGGACTCCCGCCGCCCGAGCGACAGCTGCAAAATCCGGATTCTTGAGTTCGGTACCCGTCTCGAGGAAGCCTGAAGCCTTCATTTCCATTGCCACGAAACCGAGAACGGAATTGTTGAATACAACAACCTTCACCGGCAGGTTTTGCTGAACGAGCGTCAGGAAGTCGCCCATCAGCATGGCAAAGCCGCCATCGCCGGACATGCTGATGATCTGGCGTCCCTTGTATGTTGCCTGCGCCCCGATCGCCTGAGGAAGTGCGTTGGCCATCGATCCGTGAACCAGGGATCCGATGAGGCGACGCTTTCCGTTCATTTTCAGGTAGCGGGCCGCCCAGATCGTGGGGGTCCCGACATCGAAGGTGAAAACCGCATCGTCGGACGCATGCTCGCTCAGAAGGCGTGCCACATATTGCGGATGAATCTTGCCGCCCTCTCGGCCTGTGGCGAGGTCGTCGAGGCCCTCACGCGCCTTCCTGTAGGCCGCAAGGCAAGCATCGAGATGATCCCTGTCGGTTCGCTCCATCAGCTTCGGCAGCGTTGCCGCCAGTGTCGATTTGACGTCGCCGACGATTGCAAGATCGAGCGAGGCCCGGCGGCCGAGATTCTCCGGTCGAATATCCACCTGCACGATCTTGGCGTCGGTTGGGTAGAACTGCCGGTATGGGAAATCGGTGCCGAGCATGAGAAGCGTGTCGCACTCTAGCATGGCCTTGTAGCCCGAGGAAAAGCCGATTAGACCGGTCATGCCGACATCGAAGGGATTGTCCCACTCGACATGTTCCTTGCCGCCGAGCGCGTGGACAACAGGCGCCTTCAGCCGGTCCGCAAAGGCGATCAACTCGTCATGCGCTCCTTCGCAGCCGCGTCCGCAGAGAAGGGTAACCTTCGAGCTGTTATTGAGTAGTTCCGACAGTCGATCGATCTGATCGTTCGCCGGCACGACGTTCGGTTGGGCCAGCGTGAGTGCGGCCGGTGTCGAAATCTTCGCCGTGAAATCGGTCAATGCCACGTCGCCCGAAATAACCACGACGGCAACGCCTCGCTTTCCGATGGCCGTGCGAATGGCCGTCTCGATGACTGCGGGCAATTGCTCGGGATGGCTGACAAGCTCGCAATAGTGGCTGCATTCCCGGAAAAGCTGGTCCGGATGCGTTTCCTGGAAATAGCCCCTGCCGATTTCGGCCGACGGTATCTGGGCGGCAATGGCGAGGACCGGGACGCGTGAGCGATGGCAATCGAACAGGCCGTTGATGAGGTGGAGGTTGCCCGGGCCGCAGCTTCCGGCGCACACGGCCAGTTCGCCGCTGAGATGGGCTTCGGCCCCGGCCGCGAAAGCGGCTGTCTCTTCGTGGCGGGTATGAACCCACTCGATGTCGCCTCGCTTTCGCAGCGCTTCCGTGAGCCCGTTCAAGCTGTCGCCGACCACCCCATATATCCGTTTGACGCCGGCCGAATGCAGCACCTCTGTCAGGACATCAGCTACTTTGGATTTCATCGAAGGGCTCCCGGGCTCTGGGTTTCAGGTGAATGGTAAAAGGAAGCTAGGCCTCGCCCTGAGCTTCTCAACCCGGAGAGATATCAGAGTGGCGGAGACACCCAACTGGACCTTGGTATAGGCGCTCGCCGTGAAAAGGCCGCTTGCCTGATATCCCGTGGAACGGCGTGCCGGCCAAGCGCACAGGCGCGCTCGGCTCTCCCATTAGCGTCCTTTTACCGCGACCTATGCCTCGATCCGTTCCCGCCCCTTCATCGCTTCCGCGACAAGTTTCATGAAACGCGGATCCTTGCGCAGGTTGTCCAGGTCTGAATCATGAGTGAACCATTTGATATGGTAGACCGAGGTACGGGGCAGCAAGCCCTCCAGGATATCGATCGCACGTTCCACATGGCCGAGCACGGAGTGGACGCAGGCGAGATTATATTGGGCGACGATATCATCGGGATCGATGGCGCTCGCCCGAGCGGCCCAGTCGCAGGCTCGCGCTGCTTCGCCGAGATGGGCAAGGGCAAGCGCGCCGCGATGGGCGGGGCCGGAGTTTTCCGGATTCTGATTGAGCGCCCGCTCGGCTCTTTCAATGCCTTTTCGCGCCCAGCTTTCCCGGTCCGCCGTCCGTCCGAGAGAGTGGTATGAGGACATCAGATGGATCGGCGAAACATAGTCGTCGGGGCGGATTTCGGCGGCGCGGCTAAAGTAATGCACCGCTTCGGCGAAATTCCCGTGCATGAAGAAGATGCGGGCATAGTGGAAATTTGCTTCATAGAGGTTGGGATCGAGGGAAAGCGCCCGTTCGAAGCATGCCGTTGCCTCGTCGTCCTCGCCCTTCTGATGCAGTGCGAGGCCGCGGGAGGCATGAGCCTCGGCGAGGTCGGGATCGAGTTCCAGGGCCTTGGCGCTCATGGCGAGGATGCGCTCCAGGGGCACATCGTCGGGAGCCCAGTCGCGGATCGCCGCATCGCAATCGGCGATGCCTGCATAGGCACGGCCATAATCCGGATCCAGTTCGACGGCCTTGTAGAACATGCGCCGGGCAAGCTGCAGATAGGACTTGGTCCAGCTATGGGAGAGCTGTCGGCCTCTCAGGTAGTAGGTATAGGCCTCGACATTGGCCGTCGGCTCGGCGGCAATGGCCTTGCGCTCTTCCGGCAGCAACCGCACCTTCAATTGGCTGACGATCGCGTTGGTGATCTCATCCTGGATGGCGAAGATATCGGTGAGGTCTCGATCAAAGCGTTCGGCCCACAGATGATCACCGTTCGCCGTGTCAATCAGCTGGCCGGAGATGCGCACCCGCGTGCCGACGATGCGCACACTGCCTTCCAGCATGTAACGCACGCCGAGTTCCTGGGCGACCTGCTTCACCCTCACCGATGTGCCCTTGTACGTGAAGACGGTATTGCGCGGCACCACATGGAGGCTGGAGACCTTGGAAAGATCGGTGATGATGTCCTCGGTGATGCCGTCGGAGAAGTAATCCTGATCGGCATCGCCGCTCATGTTGGTGAAGGGCAGGACGGCGATGAAACAGGTATTGCGGTTCTGCGCGACGAAGCGGGTAGAACTCGGCTTTTCGAAGGAAACCGTGTAAACCTGCACCGGCTGCCGGATGTTTTTGAACACGTGTTCACCTAAAAAATCGAAGCCGAGATTGAGGCGTGTGCCGACTTGATCCCGCACGATTGCCGACACCGCAATGCCGCCGGCCGGAGCAATACCTTCCAGACGCGCGGCAACGTTGACGCCGTCGCCGAAGATATCGTCATTTTCGACGACGACATCGCCGAGATTGATGCCGATGCGGAATTCGACGCGCTCTTCCTTGGCCACGTTTTCATTGCGCACGGCCATGGTGCGCTGGATTTCGGCAGCGCAGGCCACGGCGTTCACGACGCTCTGAAACTCGGCCAGGATGCCGTCGCCGGTCAGTTTGACGATGCGGCCCTTGTAATCGGATATGCGGATGTCGACCAGTTCGCAGCGATGGCGGTTCAAAGCCTGCAGCGTGCCCGTCTCGTCTATGCCCATGAGCCGGCTGTATCCGACCACATCGGCAGCGAGGATGGCACTCAATCGCCGCTCCATGATCCTCTCCATGGATTGTCTCATGTCAGTGTCTCGCTTTTTCCAGATTTTGACCGCGCTAGGGCTCCCTCCCATGCAGCCGAAATCTTTCGATTCGGCATGCTGTCACGGCGGCGCAGAGCCTATATCGTTACGGCTCAGCATCAATACTCCGAACGGGCGAAGATTGCGCCAAACGATAGCTCTTTCGGATGGGAAAGACCCCGGCCTTGTCGTGGTGCTCAATTTTGAGGCCGTGCATCGATTTTGGACGGCGTCTCGGAGGAGGGATCCGCAGCACAGCGTTCGAACCC includes:
- the poxB gene encoding ubiquinone-dependent pyruvate dehydrogenase; this encodes MKSKVADVLTEVLHSAGVKRIYGVVGDSLNGLTEALRKRGDIEWVHTRHEETAAFAAGAEAHLSGELAVCAGSCGPGNLHLINGLFDCHRSRVPVLAIAAQIPSAEIGRGYFQETHPDQLFRECSHYCELVSHPEQLPAVIETAIRTAIGKRGVAVVVISGDVALTDFTAKISTPAALTLAQPNVVPANDQIDRLSELLNNSSKVTLLCGRGCEGAHDELIAFADRLKAPVVHALGGKEHVEWDNPFDVGMTGLIGFSSGYKAMLECDTLLMLGTDFPYRQFYPTDAKIVQVDIRPENLGRRASLDLAIVGDVKSTLAATLPKLMERTDRDHLDACLAAYRKAREGLDDLATGREGGKIHPQYVARLLSEHASDDAVFTFDVGTPTIWAARYLKMNGKRRLIGSLVHGSMANALPQAIGAQATYKGRQIISMSGDGGFAMLMGDFLTLVQQNLPVKVVVFNNSVLGFVAMEMKASGFLETGTELKNPDFAAVARAAGVHGIRVESPAELDGAIREILAHPGPALLDVVVTNTQELSMPPRIEAAQVKGFGLWAIRAVMNGRGDELVDLTVSNFLSR
- a CDS encoding tetratricopeptide repeat protein: MERRLSAILAADVVGYSRLMGIDETGTLQALNRHRCELVDIRISDYKGRIVKLTGDGILAEFQSVVNAVACAAEIQRTMAVRNENVAKEERVEFRIGINLGDVVVENDDIFGDGVNVAARLEGIAPAGGIAVSAIVRDQVGTRLNLGFDFLGEHVFKNIRQPVQVYTVSFEKPSSTRFVAQNRNTCFIAVLPFTNMSGDADQDYFSDGITEDIITDLSKVSSLHVVPRNTVFTYKGTSVRVKQVAQELGVRYMLEGSVRIVGTRVRISGQLIDTANGDHLWAERFDRDLTDIFAIQDEITNAIVSQLKVRLLPEERKAIAAEPTANVEAYTYYLRGRQLSHSWTKSYLQLARRMFYKAVELDPDYGRAYAGIADCDAAIRDWAPDDVPLERILAMSAKALELDPDLAEAHASRGLALHQKGEDDEATACFERALSLDPNLYEANFHYARIFFMHGNFAEAVHYFSRAAEIRPDDYVSPIHLMSSYHSLGRTADRESWARKGIERAERALNQNPENSGPAHRGALALAHLGEAARACDWAARASAIDPDDIVAQYNLACVHSVLGHVERAIDILEGLLPRTSVYHIKWFTHDSDLDNLRKDPRFMKLVAEAMKGRERIEA